From the Kitasatospora atroaurantiaca genome, the window TCGCTGAAACTCCCGGGCGGTCAACCCACCCTCTGCGCGTACCGCGCAAGGACGGCATACCGCAGGGATCAATGACCGTCAGCACCTACCACACGGCCAGTTCAACCCGAGTAATTTGCATATGATTTCGCAAATAGGACCCATTCTCTTAATGACTGACTTTCCTTCACTTGCATGGGATCGCGCCGCGAGACCACATGGAACGCATGCGGACTATACTGTCGCCAATCGGTTTTTGCACGAAACTCCTTGTGGCGGAGGTACGGCATGGCTGCGGATCCGACGGTGGTCAGCATGACCCGGTCCAGTCGGCAGACGTGCACCGTCATTCGGTTCCCCCGGGACAATCCTGCGGCAACCAAGGAGAGGCCGTTGATCGTCATGGTGGATTGCGGGACCACATCCGCAGATCCGCCGCCGGTGGCGGACCTGGTTCCGGAAGCATCCAAAGGCGTACGCCGCGTGGACTACCTGTTCCTCACCGGGCCAACCAGGAGCCACTACAACGCACTGCCCGGGATTCCAACGGGATTCGAGTTCGGCACTGTCTGCGTGGCCGGGAGCGTGGAACAGTACGGCGCCGCGCAAGCATGGCTCAACGCGCGCGGCGCGATCGAGCTGCCCGCCCCGTACGGCAACGCGTTCGGCCCGTACCTGTCCAGGGGCAGTGCCCAGTTGTACATTCTCGCCGTCAACGCCTCCGGTGACCGCAACGCCGCCGACCCTGCAGTCAACGCCATGGTGCTGCTGCTGACCTACGGGACCAACGGGGTGCTGCTGCTCGGCGACGCCACCTCCGAGACCTGGCTGCTGGCCAAGGCGCGGCTTGAGACCGGCGGCACGGGCAACGCGCTGAAGGGCCTCACGAGCATCGCGCTCGTCGGACATCCCGACGCGGCATCAGCCGTCGGCGCACCGTGGATCGACGCCCCGGGCTGGGAAGTGACCGACATTGCCGTCGGGCCCGACCCAGTCGGCGCCACCCATCAGCCGGTCCGCGTTGCCCAGGTCGCCATCCCTGGCGAGGGCCGACCATCAGCATCGCCTCTCGTACTCGACTTCCCGACCAGTGCCCCGGAGGTACCGCGTGCCGTTGTCGCTGGCTGAACTGGACAAGAGGCTGGATCGCCCTGGCGAGTCGTTCGCCCTCGCGCCGGGCGAACTCGGGATGAGGGAACTGGCCCCGCTGTTCGCCGCTCATCTGAGTACCTCCACGCTGTCGGTGGTCAAGCCGCGCCGGGTCCGCACCGGGAAATACCGGCTGACCGGGCTGACCACGGTCACGGGCCACCCGGGAAAGCCCACGGTGACCGTGGACCTCTTCCCCGATCACGCCGAGAAGAACGTCGGCGCGATCCGGGTTACGATCACGCTCACCGGGTGGTCCGTGTACGGCGGCCTCAACTTCGAACTGGACTTCCTACGCGCGCTCGGGTTCCGCGACCTGACCCTGACGCTGTCCGCCGAACTCGCCAAGGACGGCACCACGGCGGTCAAGACCGAAGTGTCCGCCGGATTCGACACTCCCACCGACGGCTACGCCGCGAACGGCGCTCGCGCGCGCCTGCTGGTCGCGCGGGAGGGCCGCACCGGCACGTACACACTCAGCTCCGACCTTGCTCTCCCCCTGCCCGACATCTCACGGCTCACCGAGTTGCCCTTTCTGCTCAAGGCGGATGTGACACCTCCCGCTGCGGTCAAGGAGCTCCTCGCGGGGCTGTCCGTGACGCGCATCGCCGTCACCGCCGATGCCGACACCAGGAGACTCATCACCGCGTCGCTGCGCGTCCAGACGACCAAGGAATGGCCGTTCGTGCCCGGCGCGGTCTCGCTGAAGAACCTCGGCCTTGAGATCGGCGTCACCTTCGACACGGACAAACCCCGGGTCTCGTGGGTGGTTTCTGGAGCCTGCGACATCCTCGGCTTCACCCTGGACGCGGTTGTCACCGGGCCTGGACTGACACAGCTGTCCGCCGAACTGACCGGCCCCGGAGCGAAGTTGCCCAAGCAGGTAGCCGATCACCTGGCTGGCACGCCCTTGCACGGACATGCCTTCACGCACGCGACGGCGGTCGCCGACCTGGCTGCGACCACGTTCACGATCTCCTGCGTACTGGATGGCGAGTGGGCTCTCGCCAGGGAGTTCGGCCTCACTCTGAGCGGGCTGTCGTTCAGCGCCACGAGCACCGGGATCGGCGCACTCAATGTCTCGATCGCCGGGACGCTCCAGGCCGGCGAGGTCCGCATGTCGGCCGGTGCCTCCCGGCTGGGCAGGACGTGGGCAGTGGCGGCCGACGCGTACGACGTCGACCTCGCCGGATTCACCCGCTGGCTCGACCGGCACACTTCGCTCTCCGTGCCCAAGCCGCTGAGCGGGCTCACCCTGACTCGGCTCGGCTTCACCTGGGCATCGGGCGCGGGCTCCGCGTTCACCGGCTCCGCGGCGATCCCGCTCGAGGACACGCTCCTCACGCTCGGGGTCAGCGCGGCCCTCGGCGCCAGGAAGAAGGCCGACCTCACGGTGACGCTGCCGGTATGCACGAACGGCACCCGGCAGGCGATCACGTTCACCGTCGACGTGGGCCAGGACCAGCAGACGGTGCTCATGCGTGGTAAGGCCGCCACCGGCGTGCCGTTCACGGCTGTCACCGACGCGCTCGGGATGCGAACGCCTGACGTACCGGCCGCGCTCGTGCCGACGGTGACCGAACTGGACCTGGCGTACGACGCCACGAGGCGTACGCTGATCGCCGGGGCCAGGACCACGAACGCGAGCGTGGTCTTCGCTGGCCTGCGCGAGCAGGCGAAGGAGCCTGCCCAGTACGCGTTTTCCGCGAGCGTGACGCCACCGCCCGGCGCACCGGCAAGGCTGTCGCAGGTACCGCTGCTGCGCGGCAGGCTGCCGGAGGACGAGGACATCGCGGTCACCAAGCTGACACTGGTGTCCCTACCTTCGAAGATCACCCCGGCACTGATCAACAAGCTCAACGCGGCGATCACCACGTTGAACCGCCACCTGCCAACGTTCGCCGCCGACGGTGGAACCCGGCTCAACGTCGAGCTGAAGGTCGCCGGGGAGGCCAAGACACTCAGCCTCGACTGGGGCAAGGCGTCGGAGACCATCGCCGTGGGCACTCGGCCGGCGCTCGAGCGCCCCGTGGTCGAGCGCCCCGTGGTCGAACGCGCCGTGGTCGAAGGCTCAGTGGTTGAAGGCGCCGTGATCGAGAGCACCACCGGGGAGACCTGGTACGACGCCGTCGCCAACGCACCGAGCGCCACTGCCTGGCTGCCGGTGCGGCGCGGGTTCGGCCCGCTCCAGGTGGCGCGCGTCGGCATCGGCTACGCCGATCAGCGCGTGTGGGTCCTCTTCGACGCCTCGCTCGGCGCGGCCGGCCTGACGATCTCCGCACTGGGACTCGGGCTCGGCCTTGCACTGGACGGCACGTCCGTCGCGGCGCGGCTGGACGGCCTCGGCCTGGCGTACGACAAGCCGCCCATCGGGATGTCCGGAGCGCTGATGATGCGACCGCCGGACGACAGGTACGACCTCAACATGGCGGGACTCGCCACGATCACCACGCCTCGGGTGGGGCTCGCCGCGGTCGGCAGTTACCTGCATGAGCGCGACGGTCAGACGTCGATGTTCCTGTTCGCGCAGGCGACCGGCACGATCGGCGGGCCGCCGCCGTTCGTGGTGACCGGGCTGGCCGCCGGATTCGGCTACAACAGCACCGTCCGCGCCCCCACCCTCGACGAGGTCGCCACGTTTCCGCTGCTGACCGGCGTCGAGGTGAAGGGCCGGTCTCCGTTGGAGGTCCTGGACTCGTTGGCCGGGCCGGGCGGGTGGATCACCCCGCTGGCGGGCCACGTCTGGCTGGCCGCCGGCATCCATGTCACCTCGTTCGAGTTGATCAAGGCGAAAGCCGTCGTACTCCTCGAGTTCGGCAGTGAGTTCACGGTTCGGCTGCTCGGCGAGGCGACAGCGGATTTCACCGAGGCGGGCCGGACCTACGCGCGGGTCGGCGTCGAGATGATCGCGCTCTTCCGGTCCTCGACCCGGACGCTCATGATGGACGGGCGGATGGCGGCAGGGTCGTACGTCATCGACCCCGCCGCCGTGCTGTCCGGCGGATTCGCCTTCTACCTGTGGTTCCCCGGCAGTACGCACGAAGGCGACTTCGTGTACACGCTCGGCGGGTACCACAAGGCGTTCCCGGTGCCGGCCTGGTATCCGAGGCCACGTCGGCTCTCCCTCTCCTGGGAGGCCTCGGGGTTGTCGATCGAGGGCGACGCGTACATGGCGCTGACCCCGTCGGCCGCGATGGCCGGCGGGAGGCTGGAAGCCGGCTACTCCCACCGCGGCTCGGCCGGGCATCTGTCCGCCTCGCTCACCGTGCAGACCGATGTGCTGGTCGAGTGGAAGCCCTTCCACTTCGAGGCCACGTTCAGCGCCGACGTACGCTGGTCCGTCTCGTCCTGGATGCTCTGCGGCGGCTCCATCGACGGCGAGGTCGGCGTCGACCTGGCCCTCTGGGGGCCCGCGACGGGCGGTCATCTCCGCATCAGCGTCTGGAAGTTCTCCGTCGGCGTCACCTTCGGCGCGGACTGGACGGCGGGGCCGGAGGCGATCGCCTGGGACGCGTTCGCCAAGCTCCTTCCGCCGGGCGACCGGCTGTGCCTGACTGCGTTGTCGGGCCTGCTGCCCGGGGCCGCGGACGCGAAGAGACCCGCGCCGGACCAGAAGACGCCATGGGCCGTCGGCGCACACGGATTCCGGTTCCGGCTCGGCGCGACCGTACCCGTCACCTCGCTCACGGTCGGCGGTCTGGGCAGTACACCGCTGCCGCTCGCCGTGGAAGGGCGCCTCGACATCCGCCCGATGGCGCGCGAGGCGGTCCGCTCCGAGGTGACCCTCACCGTGACGGGTCCGGCCGGGGTCGCCACACCGGTCTGGAAGGAGGAGAAGGACGCCAGGGACTCGGACTGGGCCGTCACCCGCGAGGAACACAAGGTACCCAAGGCGCTCTGGTCGGGGTCGATCAAACGGGCTCAGAGCATCGGGGACACCACCGACCCGCTCGTGACGGGACTGCTGACCGGCGTAGTGGTACGTATCCCGGACGCCGCCCTCACCGCCGGCCCCGGCGCCATCGACGAATCGGCCCTGCAGCGGACGGAACTGACGCCGCTGGGCGTCCTCTCGCTACCCGGCAAGGTCACCGGATACCCCGCCACCGTCTGCGAGGACTCGCTGAAACGGATCGCGCAGGCGGACAGTAAGGCCGCCGCACGGAAGGAAATGTACGACGAGCTGGTGCGCCTCGGCGTCGGCCCCGGCGCCAACGAATCGGTTTCCCGGCTCGCCGCCGGCGCCGACCACGCCTTCGCCGACCGCCCGCTCGTCGTCACCGCCGGAGCCGCCTCGTGATCACGGACCCCACTGCCGCGCCGGCTCCCCCACTGCGCTACCACGACAGCCTGATCCCGCGTCTGCCCGTCGGCGACTATACGCTCAAGGCAGGGCAGCGGATCGTCTACTCCGACGGTGGCACGCAGCAGGTGAGCGAGGCCGACCACGGCTTCGAGGTACGCGCCCCCCGCTTCGTGCTCGACCCGGCCTTCGTTCACGGCGCATACCCGGCCCCGAACAGCACGGGTCGCTACGCCAACCTGCTCCCCCACGTGACGCTCACGCGGGAGACCCTGCCGTGGGAGGTACCGGTCACGCCGAAGGGTTCGTGGCTCGCGGTTCTGCTGTTCGCGCGCGGCGAGCTGACCGGCGACCCGGGCGCCGAGGGCCGTACCGAGGCGATCCGCCTGGCGGACCTGCTGACGCCTGTGCCGGGCGAGGTCCGCCCGCTGCCCGCTGTCGCACCGTCGGCCGACGAGAAGTCCTCGACCTGCCATACCGTTCTGGTCCCGGCGGCCCTCTTCGCAAAAGTGGCCCCGCGAACCGCCGACCTGCCCTACATCGCGCACCTCCGGCAGGGCGGATCGACCGACGACACAGCGAGAGGTGCGGCCTCTGACGGGCGGCGGTACGCGGTCGTCGCCGGAACCCGATTCCCCGACCGGCCGAGCAGATACGTCGCGCACCTGGTGTCGCTCGAAGGTCTCGGCAGTGTCCTGGACACCGCGCCGACGAAGCCCGTACGCCTGCTGTCACTCTGGTCGTGGTCGTTCGACACCCATCTGACCACCAGCCGCCAGGGGTTCGGGACACTCGCCGCGGCGCTGGCGGCGGCGTCGGTCAAAGACAACGCGCTGCGCGTCCCGGTTGCCGCACCGCCGTCGGCCGGCGCGAGCGCGAAGCACACGGCCCAACGGCTCCGGCAGGGATTCGTGCCGCTGCCCTTCCGCGCGCACAGCGGCGAACACACATTCGCCTGGTACCGGGGCCCGCTGTCGCCGGTGCGCCCGCGCCCGCTGCCCACACCTCCCGAGTTGCTCGGCCGACCCCGTTCGGCGTCGCAGTTGCTGATCTATCTGGAGGAGTTCGGGATCTTCGACGTCAGCTACGCGGCCGCGTTCAGTCTCGGCCGGGCCCTCGCGGTGGCCGACACGGACTTCGGCAGCGGCTACACGCGTGGGGTCCGGTCCCAGCGGCGCCTGAAGGCGAGCGGAAAACGTTTCGCACCCACGGTCACCCCGCCGAAGGCCCCCGAGCACGAACCGGACGCGCGCAGCGCACATGCACGCTGGCTGAGCCGGTTGCGCCTGCTGGACCATGTCCCCTTCGCGTATCTGGTCCCGGACGCGCGAATGCTGCCGTCGGAGCGCCTGCGGCTCTGTCACGTGGACCCGGACTGGATCAATGCCCTTGAGGCCGGCGCGGCGAGCGTCGCCACCGGCGACCCCGAGGACGAGTGGGCTGCCGACCAGCTGTGGGCCCTGCGCGCTCACCCCACTCCGGCGGCAGCACTGCTGTTGCGTTCCGCGCTGGTGACCGCATGGCCGGGGATGGCGATCCGTTGCGTGGACGAAGCGGGCCCGGTCGCGGTCGCGCGCCGAGCCACCCTCGCCTCCGGCGTGGAGCTGATGCTCCTCGGCCGCCCGCCGACGAACGTCACGCTGGAAGAGCCGCACCGCAGCGCCCATCTCGGGATCACCCCCGAGAAGAAGATCACGCTACGGGAGATCACCGGACGAATCGGTGCCTCACGCAAGTCTGTCCCGGTCTCCGGTGCGCTCCGCTCGGCCGAGCCGATGGTGCTCGATCTCGGCGCCAGGCTGCACGAGCTGCTGAAGACCGAGTTCGGAACCGGCATCGGCCCGAGCGCGATGGCGCTTCAACTTGTGGCCTCCACCGAGTACCAGGTGCTGACCGTGGCGGGAGACGCGTAAATGGCCGTACGCAAGCAGTGGATCGTCCCGATGGAGATCGAGGCGCTGGTCGTCAACGACACGGTGCGAAAGGAGGTGACCTTCCAGCGCTGGTCGCAGGATTTCACCGACGCCCGCAGCAACCCGGTCGACGAGGGCGCCATCGACAACGGCTTCGGCACCGATCCGGAGAACAACGGCGTCCACCTGCGCTGGGTACTCCCCGAGGCCCTCACTCACGCCCGCCAGCACCCGACGTCAGGGGCGCTCGAGCTCCCGTTCGTACCGAACCGCTGGCTCGTCGCCCGATATCTCACCGGCAAGCCGGACAGCAAGCCTGCGGCCTGGCTGATCGAGAGCGACTACGTCGGCGAGTGGGGCTCCGTCATGTTCGTACGGCACGACACCCCGATCGGCGACGAGACCATGCTGGGCCGCGCGCACGATCTCACCGCCGGTGCGTGGCAGGAGCCCGCGCCACGGGCGCCGCACCTGACCGCGTTCGGTCCCGGCATCGTGGACTTCGCCGCCTACCAGCCGTACCAGAAGAACGTGTTCTCCTTCCACGACGACCTGACCGGGGTGGGGGAATCGGCCACGCTGAGCTATCTGGTGGCCGGATGGTACGCCAACGGGGCGGGTGATCCACTGACCACACCGAACGTCAAGGACGTCCTGCGCGACTTCGGCTGGTTCCGTCGGCGACGAGGCAGGCTCGGTGCTCTGAACACGTTCTGCGCCGGCACGGCACGCTCGGTGCGCTGGCGGAAGGACGACCGGTCGCTGGTCGTGGTGCCCCCGTCGAACGGGATGAGGGTCGCGGCCGGGACAACCGGTGTGGAGGCGCTGACGGCACTGGTCCGCCACCAGCACTCCCAGCTGCCCTATTCGGCCGAGGTGCTGACCACGCTTCAACACGGCCTGTCCGACCGGCTGGACGGCACACCGGACGGACTGTTCGAGTACGAGCAGTATGTCCACCAGGCCGGATTCACCCGGACCCCGGGCGGCCACCAGTACGCGGTGGTCACCGTGGACGCGCCCTCGGGCACCCGCCCCGTTCCGCCGCCGGCCTGGCTGGACACCCTGCGCGCCGCGCAGGACAGCTATCTGACGGCGGACCGCGCGCTGGAGGCATTGCGCTGGCGGCTCTTCTGTCTGTGGTGGCTGCGGGATCTGGACGTGCTGCCGAAGGCGTACAAGAAGGCCGATTTCACCGATCAACTCGACGAGACCCGCGCGGGCAGCCTGGCGAGTGAGGTGGCCCGAGCACGGCGCACGCGCGACAAGGCCCTGGAGAACGTGCCATGGTCCCCCGAGCCCCGCGGCTGGGAGACGGCGATCGCCAAATTCCTCGACGCCAAGGGGTACTCGCTCGGGCGCTATCAGAAGCTGATCCGGGTACCGCTGGCCGCGTACCGGCGGGCCGGAGACCCCGTGCTGCTGCTGGCCGGCGCGCGAGCCGGTCGTCCGCTCACCCGCGGGCCGCTGCACTGCCGATTCATCGAGGATCTGCCGTCCGGAGGGGTCGCCTACGCGCCGCCGCCCAATGTGGAGAGCCTGCCCGCAGAGACGATCAAGGCCCTGGTGGGCGAACTCGGCGCCCTCGACGCCGGGAAGCCCAGTCCCGGACTACCCGATTTCGCCGCAGCGACGTGGAGACAACCCTGGTCGCCGCTGTACCTGATCTGGGAGATCGACTACATCCCGCTGCCGTTCGGAAAGCACTGGACCTTCGACGGAATTGAATACCGGTGGGACGGCAAGGGTCCGCACGGCCCGGTGACCGCACTGCGCGGACGGAATCTGCTCACCCCGCATCTGCTGGCCAACCTGGGCAACCAGGTGCGCCAGTACCGTGAGGATCATCCCCAACTGCCCGCTGCCGACATCGCCGCGCTGACGAAACTCCTCGAAACGGTCGCCGGAATCGACCCGCTGTCGCAGGCGCTGGGCGGTCTCACCGACCAGGTCGCGCTGCGCGAGCGGTTCTTCGGCCGGAGGCCGACCGGGGCCCTGGCGGACCTGATCGGCCCGGCTCCGCACCACATCCCCAACCCGGGCAACCTGCCCGGCGACGACGGCTCCTGGCCCGCGTCACCCTTCGAGGCGATCAGGGCCGGCCAGTTCCGGTTCACCCGACTCCTGGTGGTGGACGCGTTCGGCCAGGCGCAGACCATCGTGATCGGCTCCGACGAACGGACCACCTGGCCGATCCTGCCCTCGTCCCTCAAGCCGGGCCATGCCGTCGACGAGAAGGAACGGCAGCACTACGTAGAACTGCGGCCCCGGCTCGTCCAGCCGGCACGACTGCGGTTCGAGCCCGTCGCCGCTCCGATCGTCGGCTGGCTGCTGCCGAACTTCGCGGACCGGGCACTGCTCTGCTTCGCCCCCGACGGCGGCGGACTCGCGGAACTGCGCGTGGCTCGCGGCGAATCCGGCTCACAGCGGGTCGTCGCCGAACCGCTGCCGGGTGTGCTGTCCCGCGACACCGGGGCGCTGCCGCCGGAGTTCGCCCGCAGAGCCCCCGCGCTCGCGGCGACGCTGGGCGGACTGATCGCCTCAGGACCGGACGGGTTCGCCCACTGGTGGGAGACTCTGCGCCTGTCGCTGGCGCGGATCGAACACGGCGAGGAGGAACACGCCGCCGCCCACGCCTGCCTGCTTGGCCGGCCACTGGCTGTGGTCAGGGCCAGGATCGCGCTCGACCTGGACGGCCCGCCGATCACCGACCCGAGTTGGCAGTACGCCTTCGCGCCCGGTAAGCCCGAGTTCACCAAGGTCCGGTGGCCGGTCCGGCTCGGCGAGGCCGAGCGGCTGGGGGACGGCCTGGTCGGCTACTACACGGGCACGGCGTACGGCACTTTTCACGCGGTGTCCCCGGCGAAGGGCGCGAGCCGCTACGTCGTCCCGGTCGGAAAGGGCGAGTCGGTGAGCCTGGCCGCCGATTCGGCCGTCACCGAGCTGACCATGATCATGGATCCGCACGCGTCCGTCCATGCCACGACCGGAATCCTCCCGGTAACGA encodes:
- a CDS encoding DUF6603 domain-containing protein, with translation MPLSLAELDKRLDRPGESFALAPGELGMRELAPLFAAHLSTSTLSVVKPRRVRTGKYRLTGLTTVTGHPGKPTVTVDLFPDHAEKNVGAIRVTITLTGWSVYGGLNFELDFLRALGFRDLTLTLSAELAKDGTTAVKTEVSAGFDTPTDGYAANGARARLLVAREGRTGTYTLSSDLALPLPDISRLTELPFLLKADVTPPAAVKELLAGLSVTRIAVTADADTRRLITASLRVQTTKEWPFVPGAVSLKNLGLEIGVTFDTDKPRVSWVVSGACDILGFTLDAVVTGPGLTQLSAELTGPGAKLPKQVADHLAGTPLHGHAFTHATAVADLAATTFTISCVLDGEWALAREFGLTLSGLSFSATSTGIGALNVSIAGTLQAGEVRMSAGASRLGRTWAVAADAYDVDLAGFTRWLDRHTSLSVPKPLSGLTLTRLGFTWASGAGSAFTGSAAIPLEDTLLTLGVSAALGARKKADLTVTLPVCTNGTRQAITFTVDVGQDQQTVLMRGKAATGVPFTAVTDALGMRTPDVPAALVPTVTELDLAYDATRRTLIAGARTTNASVVFAGLREQAKEPAQYAFSASVTPPPGAPARLSQVPLLRGRLPEDEDIAVTKLTLVSLPSKITPALINKLNAAITTLNRHLPTFAADGGTRLNVELKVAGEAKTLSLDWGKASETIAVGTRPALERPVVERPVVERAVVEGSVVEGAVIESTTGETWYDAVANAPSATAWLPVRRGFGPLQVARVGIGYADQRVWVLFDASLGAAGLTISALGLGLGLALDGTSVAARLDGLGLAYDKPPIGMSGALMMRPPDDRYDLNMAGLATITTPRVGLAAVGSYLHERDGQTSMFLFAQATGTIGGPPPFVVTGLAAGFGYNSTVRAPTLDEVATFPLLTGVEVKGRSPLEVLDSLAGPGGWITPLAGHVWLAAGIHVTSFELIKAKAVVLLEFGSEFTVRLLGEATADFTEAGRTYARVGVEMIALFRSSTRTLMMDGRMAAGSYVIDPAAVLSGGFAFYLWFPGSTHEGDFVYTLGGYHKAFPVPAWYPRPRRLSLSWEASGLSIEGDAYMALTPSAAMAGGRLEAGYSHRGSAGHLSASLTVQTDVLVEWKPFHFEATFSADVRWSVSSWMLCGGSIDGEVGVDLALWGPATGGHLRISVWKFSVGVTFGADWTAGPEAIAWDAFAKLLPPGDRLCLTALSGLLPGAADAKRPAPDQKTPWAVGAHGFRFRLGATVPVTSLTVGGLGSTPLPLAVEGRLDIRPMAREAVRSEVTLTVTGPAGVATPVWKEEKDARDSDWAVTREEHKVPKALWSGSIKRAQSIGDTTDPLVTGLLTGVVVRIPDAALTAGPGAIDESALQRTELTPLGVLSLPGKVTGYPATVCEDSLKRIAQADSKAAARKEMYDELVRLGVGPGANESVSRLAAGADHAFADRPLVVTAGAAS